A segment of the Pieris brassicae chromosome 10, ilPieBrab1.1, whole genome shotgun sequence genome:
CATGGAGTTGGTTTTAAAAGACGTGCTCCCCGCGCCATCAAGGAGATCCGTAAATTCGCTGAACAACAAATGGGGACACCTGATGTTCGAGTAGACACTAGATTGAATAAATATCTTTGGTCTAAGGGAATAAAGTAAGTAATAAGAGGACATAGtttgttcatttgttttgtttaattgagCACTATAGGAATCAAAAGTTACTATTATAACCTCTACTGTTATCCTACTACTTTAATTTTAGCCTTGACTTATGACTCTTAAATTCCACTTTTTTATACTACTATttcaagtatatttaaaatcatatcaATTGTAAGTATCATGCatgaaacataaattatacatgtttgattttcttacaggtaaatataatgtgttgtaatttatgtattttctgCATGCGTCAGACTAGGGGTCTTATTCATTTggctaaaatattttctttatcttaAAACTGTTCATTTCTAAGCACTAGCATCCTTATTTGCCAGAAATTATCCTATTTTCTTAGGTGTTTCTATACCTAAATTACTAACTTAAAGGCAACTTAACAATATAACTTCCTCACATTACTTTATATGCTTAGTGTTTAATAGATATGTATTCTGTCTGTCTAAAATTGCATTTCAACCTGAAGAtacttacttaaaaaatatataaggaaGATACTGTATATTGTTAAACTGgcatgaaatattataatatagtaaagtTAGATACCAATACTAGTATTGATAGTTATAGAAATAGTTTTAtgtctatgaaatattaataaaaatcttgatATTAGTTTCCAAAGATGCTCAATTTAATTGTCACTTCTAATTTCAGGAATGTCCCCTTCAGAGTTCGTGTAAGGTTATCCCGCAGACGTAATGATGATGAGGACTCAACACACAAATTGTTCACCCTGGTAACATATGTTCCAGTAGCATCAATCAAGGGCTTACAAACCGAAAATGTGGATGCTAGCCaagaataaataagttaagcataatttattgcttttaatttgttgACCATACAAACCTAAATTAGCAGTTTTAGATAAGAGTAACTACACTCATAAGCTTAATTGTGCCTCTGAgtgttacattaatatttaagtcttataataattaaattctgcTTTGACCAAAAATGTCATTTTCATAGATAAAACCAAGAAATAATGTTAGAATGTAAAGTAAATACCTTGATAACAACATAATACACCAAACAATACTACCTGTCAATATTAAGTATGTATTAATGCTAGTTAAGtaagacaaatatttcaaCTACGTAAATCTGGCTAAGAAGTCGTTTAGTATAGCGCCATCTAGTAGTTTGatgaaaatatctattaaacattacaaaaagTACTTCATAtagtcaaagtaaaaaatcatttattcatataggtaacacaatgtacacttataaatatttacattttttacatacaagggcgtagaacggaagagaagaactggcaataaactgtCCGCTACTCTttatattacacaacgtttgtaaggggCTGCAACCATctcaccatgttccacatgacatcagcagaaggcatggtgaaataggatcacgcacttacattctcgtggggacaacacgcaaatacatagtcaaaaataactaaaatactatatattaaactagGACCAGTCActacaagtagcacccgttcacgagtatcacgcatggccataacaaaatacaaagcTTAAATATTAGGATCAATTAATTACAGGCatgtcatttattaatttaattgaattactaACATTACGATCGGTGAAAGTTCTAAATTGTTCGTAATTAACATACCTACCTGATACacattttcataaaactaCCGAGgcttcaattattattacgtactATGTTCCGAGGACTTAGTACCAATAGTGATCGGTTAAAGACTGACACATCGACATGCCACATTACGAGTGTTGGTTTCGTCGTGAAccactaataaaaataaaacaaatttaaaacaaaaatccttttaattgtaaaatataaatggagAATAACATTCTGTTGAAACATAACTGTAATGTTTATGGGTAGCAGCAGTTGCGTATAATCTAATAAAACGTACAATAAACCTGTAAATGTTATCGCTAACGGGCTGATACGTGAAATCACGTGTTGGATCAAAGCAAAGTGGGGCCTTAAGTATTTTGGAGGGGCCCAGTGTGTACTACATTTAGTTACTACAACTATTACTTAATgcatgtttatttttgtttaatttgatacactgctttaaaaaaatcttcggTAACACATAAAAGcgtttaataaattgaattcattatttaaataatacatttgcaATATTCGTTAATGGATGTCGTTCAACTGGCAACACCTTCACCTTCAATAGACTATATCAAATTTTTATCTGTCAACTTGATGGAGAAGTCTATAAATTATGTCAATCGCTGATAACGATTGATGCAAAGATGTCAACACCGAGTTaggttaattatatatattcgttttatttatgtgtagATGTCGAATAAACCAAAGACAATGTTACGATTTTGATTTAGCATATAGAATTGTTATATTgtcaattgtttatttttttctttattaccaATATAGAATCTGTGCTATGTACCACAAGCAGCAAAACGGTGTTAGTATGAGTTAGGTATATCTGGTGTAAGATCGTTTCTTAGTTGTCCAAGACAGAGTTCATTCAGATATAATTTGTTAGTTCGC
Coding sequences within it:
- the LOC123715136 gene encoding 60S ribosomal protein L31; this translates as MAKPKGERKGKSAINEVVTREYTVNLHKRLHGVGFKRRAPRAIKEIRKFAEQQMGTPDVRVDTRLNKYLWSKGIKNVPFRVRVRLSRRRNDDEDSTHKLFTLVTYVPVASIKGLQTENVDASQE